A genomic window from Streptomyces mirabilis includes:
- a CDS encoding SDR family oxidoreductase, translating into MSDDDPRPGPRCLVTGATGYIGGRLVPELLEAGLRVRCLARSPAKLRDYPWAGDAEVVRGDVTDAGSVAEALRGIDVAYYLVHALGTGHDFEETDRKAARIFGEQARAAGVSRIVYLGGLTPAGVPEERLSPHLRSRAEVGRILLESGVPTTVLRAAVIIGSGSASFEMLRYLAERLPVMVTPRWVRTRIQPIGVRDVLRTLVGSARMPAEVNRAFDIGGPEVLTYLEMMQRYAAVAGLPRRLILPVPVLTPGLSSHWVGLVTPVPASIARPLTESLRHEVVCHEHDIVRYVPDPPGRPIGFDEAVSLALQRVRDAQVTTRWSSASVPGAPSDPLPTDPDWAGGSLYTDQREQVVDAPPGALWRVIEGIGGENGWYSFPPAWALRGRLDRLVGGVGLRRGRRDAARLRVGDSLDFWRVEEIEPGRLLRLRAEMRLPGLAWLEMYAEPGAEGRSSRYRQRALFHPHGLLGHAYWWTISPFHAVVFGGMARNIARAAEADIPSGARRAAVPSL; encoded by the coding sequence GTGCGGTGTCTCGCCCGCTCGCCCGCCAAGCTGCGTGACTACCCGTGGGCGGGCGACGCGGAGGTGGTGCGCGGCGACGTCACGGACGCCGGCTCGGTCGCCGAGGCGCTGCGCGGCATCGACGTCGCGTACTACCTGGTGCACGCCCTGGGCACGGGCCACGACTTCGAGGAGACCGACCGGAAGGCGGCCCGGATCTTCGGCGAGCAGGCCCGCGCCGCCGGGGTGAGCAGGATCGTCTACCTGGGCGGCCTGACCCCGGCGGGGGTCCCCGAGGAACGCCTCTCGCCGCACCTCAGGTCGCGCGCCGAGGTCGGCCGCATCCTGCTGGAGTCGGGCGTGCCGACCACGGTCCTGCGCGCGGCCGTGATCATCGGTTCCGGCTCGGCCTCCTTCGAGATGCTCCGCTACCTCGCCGAACGCCTCCCGGTCATGGTCACGCCCCGCTGGGTGCGCACCCGGATCCAGCCGATCGGCGTACGGGACGTGCTGCGCACCCTGGTCGGCAGCGCGCGGATGCCCGCCGAGGTCAACCGCGCCTTCGACATCGGCGGTCCCGAGGTCCTGACCTATCTGGAGATGATGCAGCGGTACGCCGCCGTCGCCGGGCTGCCCCGCAGGCTGATCCTGCCCGTGCCGGTGCTCACTCCCGGGCTCTCCAGCCACTGGGTCGGCCTGGTCACCCCGGTACCCGCGTCCATCGCGCGCCCGCTCACCGAATCGCTGCGCCACGAGGTCGTCTGCCACGAACACGACATCGTCCGGTACGTCCCCGATCCGCCGGGGCGTCCGATCGGCTTCGACGAGGCGGTGTCGCTGGCCCTGCAACGGGTGCGGGACGCCCAGGTCACCACCCGGTGGTCGTCGGCCTCCGTGCCCGGCGCGCCCAGTGATCCCCTCCCCACCGACCCCGACTGGGCGGGCGGCAGCCTCTACACCGATCAACGCGAACAGGTGGTGGACGCGCCGCCCGGGGCGCTGTGGCGGGTGATCGAGGGCATCGGGGGTGAGAACGGCTGGTACTCCTTCCCGCCCGCCTGGGCGCTGCGCGGCCGGCTGGACCGGCTGGTGGGCGGCGTGGGCCTGCGGCGCGGACGGCGCGACGCCGCCCGGCTGCGCGTGGGCGACTCGCTCGACTTCTGGCGCGTCGAGGAGATCGAGCCGGGCCGTCTGCTGCGGCTGCGCGCAGAAATGCGACTGCCGGGCCTCGCGTGGCTGGAGATGTACGCCGAGCCCGGCGCCGAGGGCCGGTCCTCCCGCTACCGGCAACGGGCCCTGTTCCATCCGCACGGCCTGCTGGGACACGCCTACTGGTGGACCATCTCGCCCTTCCACGCCGTCGTGTTCGGCGGCATGGCCCGCAACATCGCCAGGGCGGCCGAGGCCGACATACCGTCCGGGGCACGGCGGGCCGCCGTGCCGTCCCTCTGA